The nucleotide window GTCGCCACCGAGAACCAGCGTCGCCCGAGGATGGTGTCGGCGACAATCTCGGTGGGGGCCACACGGGCCATCGCCAACTGCCGCAGCACTGGCGCATCGTTGAGAATCGCGGCGTCAACGCGACTATCCGCGCGCACCACGAGGCCGTCCGCATCCAGGATCAGATGCGGATCGCATAGCGCGTCGAGCGGTAGGGTCTCGAGAGCGACCGCGAACATCACGGCTCCAGCAACGTGCAGAGCGCGCGCGACCGTCTTCGGTCGTGTCACCGCCGATCAGGCTGGCGGACTCCGGTGGGTTCCGCTCAGAGTATCGTTCGTCCCACCGGCTAGCTACAGTAAAAACCTGACAGGCGAAATCGGATAACCTGATGGGGTTGTGCGGTATCAGGGCAGGGCCGACGTCAGTCGCGGCGCGCGCCAGATGTGGATGAGCTGTTCGTAATCATACGCGAGCCTGATCAGACGCGGTTCATCAAACGCGCGACCGAAAAACGTCATGCCGGCCGGAAGTCGATGGTCGCGCGTGAAGCCCATCGGCACGGTGATCGCTGGGAAGCCGGTCGACGGAGAGAACAGCTGGCTGTTGTCGCCGTGCGGCGTGTTGAGATCACCAATCAGGCGCGGCGGATTGCTCCACGTGGGATACACGAGGGCATCGAGCTTGAGGGAATCCATAAGCTGCGTCACGGCGACGCGCAGGGCGCTGCGCACCTTCTCACGGGAGACGCACCCCGGCGCCGTTTCGGGGGGCTCGGTGGCGGTGGCGGCGTCGCGCAGCCGTTGCTCGACGGTGGGGTGATACTTCCGGCTGCGCAGCACCTCGTCGATGGTGTGCACCGGCGCGTTCGGCGCACGGGCCGCGAGATACCGCTCGAGATCGGCCTTGAAGCGATTGCACCCGCCTTGCTGGCGGCGCTGAATGACATCGAGTGAATCGACCGTGGCGGGATCGACGATGATCGCCCCGGCGCGACGCAGATCATCCACGGCCTTCTCGAAGACCGCTTTGACTTCCGGATCGAGCGTGGGGCGATCGTAGGCCTGGTGCAGCACGCCGATGCGCGCGCCCTTGAGCCCGCCGCGGACGAGCGCCTCGGTGTAGCGCGCGGCGCGCTTCGCATCGGCTGGCGCGGTGACGGTATCCTCCGGATCACTGTGCGCGATGACGTCGAACACGGTGACGGCGTCGGCCACGCTGCGCGCCATCGGGCCGGCAATATCGGCGACCGCATTGAGGGGCACGACGCCCGCGCGGGAGGTGAGCCCCATGGTGGAGCGGATACCCACGAGCAGCTGATGGGCCGACGGACCACGGATGGAGTTGCCGGTGTCGCTGCCCAGCCGCACGGCGCCGAAGCCGGCCGCGACGGCCGCCGCGGTGCCGCCACTGGAGCCGGCGGTGACGCGATCGAGCGCGTACGGATTGCGGGTGTACCCGGGCAGGATCGAACTCACCGTTTCGTACGGCGTGAAGGCCCACTCGGCGAGGTTGCTCTTGGCGAGCACGATGGCGCCGGCCTGCTTGACGAGGCGGACCATCGTGGCGTCCTGCCGCGGCTGCCACCCTTCGAGGGCGAGCGAGCCGGCGGTGGTCTGCAGCCCCACGGTCTCGAAGTTGTCCTTCACGATCATCGGCACGCAGTGGAGCGGGCCGACTGGTCCGCCCTTCGCGTAGCGCGCGTCAAGCGAGTCGGCCACGGCCCGCGCGGCCGGGTTGGTCAGAATGATCGCATTGATCGCCGGCCCCTTCTTGTCGAGCGAGTCGATGCGCGCCAGGTACGCGTCGACCAGCTGGCGGCAGGTCAGCGTACGGGCCTTGAAGGCGGCGTGGATGGTGGCGATCGACGCCGTGTCGATGGGGAAGCGGCGCGCCGGACGCGCGGCGGGCCGTTGGGCATCGAGGGACGAGGCGGCCACCATCGTGGCGGCCAGCAGGGCGGAGGCGAGGGGTCGGCGCATGCGGTAGAATATGGCGTCGGTCGAGTGACCGCGATGCAATGACCTTTTTGGAGCGATGCCATGCGTGCGAAGACCCTGACACTGACCGTGCTCCTGGCGAGCGGCCTGCCTCACCTGAGCGCCGCGCAGACGGTGACCCCAAAATTCGCCTGGCCCGCGGGGGCGACTGCCACGGTCGTGAACGAGGTGCGCACGACCGTCTCCGGTGCAGCCGCCGGGATGAGCATGAATGACTCGTCGGTCACGCGCACCACCTCCACGTTGGCCGTCCGCGCGCATCCGGAGGGGCTTGAGATCACCCAGAGCCGTGGCGTCGTGGAGAAGCTCGTGGCCAGCCGCCAGCCGCAGGAGACGGACCCGACGGCGATCGCCGCCATGGGGGGACAGTACATCGTGTCCCGCGACGGCCAGTTCGTCCGCCTCAGCAATGTGGCGGAGATGAAGCGCCTGATGGACTCCTTGATGGCGCCCACCATGGACCGGATCCGGCAGATGGCCCCGGGCATGGTGGCGACGCTGGAGCAGATGTCGTCGCCGGCGGCAATCGAACGACTGACCGCCAACGCCCATCGCGACAATTACCTGAGCATGTACGGACGCTCGTGGACGCCGGGCGATTCGGTGATCACCGCCACGTCGATGCCCTCGCCGCTCAATCCGGCGTCGTCGATCTCGATTCCGCGGGTGGTACGGTTTGACGGCGTGGTGCCCTGCGCCGATCCGACCCGCCGCGTCTGCTGGCAGTTCAGCACGCGCACGACGATCTCCCGCGAAACGCTGCGCCCCTCACTGCTCGAGATGCTCAAGCAGATGGGGATGAGCGAATCGATGGTGGATCAGATGCCGATCCCCGAAACGAACTCCGTCGCGCTCTCCCAGGTGGATGCCGCGACGATGCTGCCGCTCCGTCTGGAGTTGCGGACCACCGGTGGCGGCACCGGTGGCCCCGTCTCCGTGTTGACGGCGAGCTCCAACATCACGACGTACACCTGGAAGTAGCGGCAGGCGGCTGGTGGGCGTCGGCGCGTTACGCGGCCTGCGCTGCGCGCCCGATGCGCGCCTCCAGATAATCGACAAACGTCGCGAACGGGTCGAATCCGATGACGTTCACCGCATCGGCCACGAAGTTCGACAGCGCGTTGATGTCGTAGAAGTAGTGCTGCCCGTCGCGGTCGTCCACGAGGTACTCGATGCCGCCCACATCGATCTTCGCCGCCCGGGAGACGGCCTCCACCTGCGCGATAATGTGCGCCGGCGGATCGGCGCGCTCGACCCGCATGCCGCTCTTGGGCGCGTCCACCGCACAGGCGCCGCGCACCAGCTCGGCGCCGCTGGTCGTCTGACAGGCATCGGCCGGGCAGAGGTCGAAGGAGCCCACCGCCGGATAGACGTTGATGGCGTAGAGATACTTGCCGTTCAGCGTTTCCACCCGCGTGATGTGGCCATTGCGGAGCGGCGCGGCTTCCTGCACCAGCGCGGTGTGGTCGACGCCGAGATCCACCGTGCCGGCATCGACCGCGGCGGCCAGGGCCTCGCGGGAGTCGTACTTCACAATGCCGGCACCGCTGCCGCCGACATTGGCTTTCACGAGGACCGGGAACCGAAAACCCGCACTCGCGGCGAGCGCCTGCGAGGGATGGTTGATGGCGCGCGCGCGCGGATACGGCAGGCCGAGGGAGCGCAGCAGGTCCAGCTGATTCGCCTTCGACAGTTCCAGTGCGTAGGCGTCGGCGCCATTCACCACGGGGGTGCCGAGCCGCGCGAGATGGCGCAGCCAGTGGAGCGTGTAGAAGGTCGTCTGCCCGTGGCCCCGGAGGTACGCCGACGGGCTCGCGCGATTCACGACGAGCGACCAGGGCGCCTGAGTCTCCGAGGGATCGAACTGATGCGCGACGGCATCGAGCCGCTCGTAGGGAATCCCGCGACGGTCGAGCTCCGCGAAAAGCGGGCGGAACCAGTCGGGGTGTTCGTGATAGATCGCGATCGGACGGATGGTGGACATGAGCACTCCTCCTCCAGTGACGCCGGCCCACAAACGAAAAGCCCGGGCAGCAGCGCCGCCCGGGCATTCGCGTTTTAGCTCGTTGTTTTACGTGGCGGCAATAGGCGGCAAAGGACCACGAGTCGGTTGTCCCTTGAGCCTATTGAACGCCCCTGATTTAGTCAACTACTGAGAGTCTCAATAATCGATTATCGGAAAATCTACGTCCTGTTCAGGCGGCCTGCCGCCGACGGGCATTCAGCGACAGCCGGTCGGCCGGGCGGTTCTCCCAGTCGCGCGTCTTGAAGCCCTTCACCGCTTCGGCGAGCTGGGTCGCCTGGGCGGTCAGCTCTTCCGACGACGCCGCGGCTTCTTCGGCATTGGCCGCCACCTGCTGCGTGATTTCGCTCATGAGCGCGACGCCGTTGCCGATCTCACGCATGCCGGTGGCCTGATGGCTCGCGGCGGTCACGATCTCGTCGATCGTGATCGCCATCCGCTCGACATACTGACGCGCCGCGGTGAGCTGTTCCCGCACCGCCTCCTCGCGCTTCACGCCGCCGTCCACGTTCTGGATCTCTTCCTCGATCAGCGCCGCCGTCTGCTTGGCGGCTTCCGCCGAGCGAATGGCGAGCGCGCGCACTTCCTCGGCTACCACCGCGAAGCCACGGCCGGCATCACCGGCACGCGCCGCTTCGACGGCCGCATTGAGCGCAAGCAGGTTGGTCTGGAAGGCGATCTCGTCGATCGTCTTCACGATGCGCTGCGTGGCATCGGCCGACTGCTTGATGCGATGCATGTCGGCATTGAGCGCGACCATGGCCTCGCTCCCCTTCTGCACACTCGCCTTCGCGAGCTCCGCACTCGCCTTCACCTCGCTCGCCTGCTCCACCGAGCGCGCGGCAACGCTGGAGAGTTCGGTGAGCGACGCGCTGATCTCCTCGGCGCTCGACGCCTGCTCCGACGCGCCGTTGGCCAGCTGCTGCGAGCCCGACGAGAGCTGCACCGCAGCGTCATCGACCTGGAACGCCGCCTGGCGCACCTGCCCGACCGTCACGCGCAGCTGGTTGACTGCGGTGTTGAGGGCGGTCTGCATGCGAGCGAACTCGCCGCTGAATTCGCCGTCCATCTTCACTTCGAGATTGCGATCGGCCACCTGCTCGAGCGCCCGGCGCGCCTCGAGGAGCGGCGTGTTGACGGCCGAGAGGACGCCTTCCACACCCCGGAGCACGTCGACGTATCGCCCCTGCACCGGCCCCACATCCGCGTGGCCATCGAGGACGCCATCGCGCACCTGGCCTGCCAGCCGCTCGATCTCCTGCACGGTATGCCCCACGGCCGTCTGGGCCTTGAAGCAGGCCTCGATGGACAGATCGCACTGGTCGGCCATCTGATTGACGGCCACGCTGACGGCACCGAGTTCGTCGGTGGACGTATCGTCGGAGCGCGTGAGCGTATGGCGTTCGAGCGCCACGGCCTCGCCGCGCGCGAGGGCGCTGAGCGCCTCGCTCACCCGCTGGACACCATGCTCCTGCAGTTCGCGGATCTGCGCCGCGATGGCGGCCATGCGATCGCCGAGCGACTGCGCGATGACCCAGGCGAAGCCGAGACCGGCCGCGAAGAAGAGGGCGAAGCAGCCCCAGATGATGTACGTCGCGCGGGAGAACTGCTTGGTCGTGGACGCCTGCGTGGTGCGCGCGTCGGCCTGGATCTGATCGCCGAAGCGCTCCATCAGGTCCTCGACCGCCGTGAACTGCGCCGAGAACCGCTCGAAGCGCGTTTGCGCCTCGACCGGATTGGCGAGCACGACGTCCTGAACTGCCTTCGCATCGGCCGCGTACGTCTCGACCTCCTTGCGAAGCGCGGGCATGCCGTTCTTGATCGCCGGGTCCGTCACCATCTGGTCGGCCTTGTTGAGCGACTCGATGAAGCGCGCCGAGTGCTCGCCGAGCGACGCGACGGCCGAGGCGACGCCCGCGCTGTCGTGCCGCTGCGCCGCGAACAGCGACGCGACCACGTCCGCCCGCATGGCGTCGTGCATCATGTCGCTATCCATCTGGTAGCGCTGCGCCTCGTTGACCGAGACGAGTTCGGCGGTGGTACCACGTGCGAGATGCAACGCGGCCTGACCCGCGGTGGCGACCGCGAGAATGCCGACTGCGCCAACCAGTGCAACAGCACGCAACCGCGCGCGCAGGGTGGTGAAGGCAAAGACGGACACGGGACTATTACAGAAGAAAACGGCATTGAGGTGGCCAGCGTCGTCGCCAGCCGTATGCCCGCACGGTTTTCCCGTTAGCGGCACTTCATTGAGATATCGGATTGGGATGAATCCGACTTTAGCGTGAGGTTCGGACCGGCCACGTAACGAACAACCCGGGCGTTTCGGCCCGGGCTGTTCTGTCACACGGCTGGCACACGGCGCTCATCCGCCGGCTATTTGCTCCAGCTGTTGTCCTGCGTGTTCTTGTCCGGGAAGCGGCGATCGGGATCGAGTGTGATCTTCTCGATCGCGCGCCCGCCAAAGACCAGATCCAGCGTGTGCTGGCGGCTCCCGTCGAACCATACGTCCACCGGCACGGTCACGCGGGCGGTGGTCGCGTCCTTCATCACGGCGTTCTTCATGGGGCGAATCGCCGGCCCCTGTTCGGCGAACTTCACCTCGAGCACGATGGGCGCTGGCATGTCGCCATCCTGCGCGACGGTCACGGACGTGCGGATGCCCTGCACCTTCACACTGGCGATGCGCCCGTCCACACTGCCCGTCGTGAACAACCACGCGTTCCAGAACCACCCGAGGTCGCGCCCCAGCGCCTTGTTCATGAAGAACATGTAGTCCCAGGGCGAGGGATGCTTGAACATCCACGCGGTGGCCCACTCCCGGTGCGCGCGCTGTACGGCCGTGTCGCCCACGATGCCGCCGAGCATGGAGAGCATGAGCGGCGTCTTAGAGTAGGTGGTGAAGCCGTAGAAGCCGGGACCCGCGTAATTCGCGTTCCACATCATCGGCGGTTCGGCTTCATTGCCGCTGGTGCGGCCGTAGCTCTGGCCAAGCCCGTCGAAGACCGGCGGCTTCTTCGCGGCGTCGGCGTCGGAGAGAATGTTCATATACTGATTGAAGCCCTCATCCATCCAGCCGTACCACGTTTCGTTGTTGCTCACGACCATGGGCCACCACTGATGCCCGGTTTCGTGGTCGGCCGCGCCCTGGTTGGAGTTGATGACCATCGGATACTCCATACCGGCGCTCGGCCCGTCCTGCAGCGTGAGCTGCGGGAACTGATACGGGAACCAGAGCCCCGAGTAGTACTCGAGGGCGTGGCGGGCGATCTCGCCGGCGCGCGCATACAGATTGGCACGGCCCGGCAGGAAGAGCATATGAATGGGCACCACGCCCTTGCCGGGGATCGTGGCGCGGGTGGCCTGCCAGACATACTTCTTGGCCGTGGCCCACGCGAAGTCGTTCACCGTGTCGGCGTGAAAGCGCCAGGTGAGGCGCCCGGTGCTGCTGGTCGCGGTGGCCTGCCCCGGCCCCACCTCATCCGGGCCGACAATGGTCGTGATGGCGTCGCTCTGGGTTACCTTGGCGAGTTGCTCGCGCGCCTTGGCGGTGAGCACCTCCTGCGGGTTCTGCAGGATGCCGGTGCCGCTCACGATCCAGCCGGCGGGCACATCGATGTTCACATCGAACGTGCCGAAGTTGTTGTAGAACTCCGACGGGCCGAGGTAGAGTTCGCTGTCCCAGCCGCGGAGATCGTCGTAGACCGCGACACGCGGGAACCATTGCGTGGGCTGGAAGAGCGAATCGGCCCACCGCTGCGTCATGCGGTGCCCCGTGCCGGGGCCCCCCGCAAGCTTGTGCGTCCAGTCGATCTCGAGCCGGGCCGTGGCGCCCGCCGCAATCGGGCTCGCGAGACGGACGCGCGCGTTGGTGGACCGACCGGCGAGCAGTGTGTTGCCACCGGCGGCGTTGGCGGCATTCTGCTGCGCCGTCTGAATGGCACGGGCGCCGTCGGGACCGGCGGTCGTGACGGGCGCGTTCGACGCGATGTTCACCGGCTGCCCATCGATGGTCATGCGCGAAATGAGCATGCCGTCGGTCACTTCGGCGATCGTCCACGTCGCGGCGTGCGGCGCGTTGCCCAGAAAGATGTTCGGGTCGAGCCGCAACCCGACCTCGCGCAACGACTCCGGGCTGGTGTTGCGGATCGTGATCCGCGCCTTGCCGGTGAGCTTCTGCGTCGCCGGATCGAGCGACACGTCGATGGCGTAGTCGGTGCGCAGCTGCCAGTACTTGGCGCCCGGGCGACCGGTTGAGTCGCGGGTCCCGGCGGCCATCGCCTTGCGAATCGCGTTGGTGAGCGGGATGTCGCGGCGCACGGCGCGGGGTGGGATGGTGCCCTGCGCGGCGAGCGACGTCGCGGCCACGGCGGCGGCGACGGAGGTGCAAAGAAGAATGCGGAGCATCGGCATCAGGAAAGGGTCGGATAAGCGACCCTTGATGCTAGCCTGATCAGCTCCGCGAGGCGAACTGGGACAGGAGCCCGTGGATTTCCGACGGGAGCACCGGCTTGACCAGATGGTGGTCGAAGCCGGCGGCTTCGGAGCGCTTCCGGTCTTCGGGGTGCCCCCAGCCGGTCAGCGCGATCAGGAGGAGCGGCGCCTCACCCTGCTGGGCGCGCATCTGGCGGGCGGTCTCGTAGCCGTCCATGACGGGGAGCCCGATATCCATGACCACGGCATCGGGACGACGTTCGAGAAAGCGCTCCAAGGCGCTGCGCCCGTCGTAGGCCACCAGCACCTGCACCCCGACGCGCTCGAGGAGGAGGGCGAGGGAATCGGTCGCGTCGACATTGTCATCGACGATCAGGACGGTCGAGATCGCAGGCGGATACCCCACGGCACTGGTCATTGGGAGAGTGTACCGGGGCCATGGCGCGCCGGCAATGCAGCCGTTGGGCGGCAGCGCCCAGCCTGCCTTACGGCGTCAGCGACGCCCCCTGCGCCTGCTGCACCGCCCGTTCCAGCGCCGCGGCAGTAATGCGCCGGTGCGAGGCATGCCAGAGCACGCGGCCGCCACGTACCACCAGCGCCTGCGGCGACTCATGACGGACCTGCGTCACCTGTTCCAAGGCATTGGACAACGGGCGCTCGGTCTGCACCACGACCACGCGGGTGGCCACGTCGGGATTGGCGGCCACGAAGGCATCGTACTGCTGCTTCACGTGGATGGAGATCGAGCACGTCGCGCTGTGCTTGAAGACCACCAGGGGCTCGGCGGCCTGAACCAGTTGCTCGGCCTCGCTCACGGCGGCCGACGGTGCCGGACGGGGCGCGGCCACACGGGCCGCGGTGGGGAGTTCACCGGTCGCGCGCAGCGCGAGCTGCGCCTGCAGCCGCGTGGCCAGGGTGCCGAACGACTGCGCCCCCGAGAAGCGCTCCACCAGGGTGCCACGATCAAAGAGCAGCAGCGTGGGGAGGGCGCGCACGTCGAACCGGGTGACCGTTTCGAGGTTGGCATCGGCGTCGAGCTTGGCGATGCGCGCCTGTCCGTCGAACTGCTCGGCGAGGCGCTGCATCACCGGGTCGAGGGCCTTGCAGGGCGCGCACCACGCGGCCCACACGTCGATCAGCACGGGTTCGGACGCGCGCAGGACGTCGGCGTCGAAGGAGGCGTCGGTGAGTTCCAGAACGGGCATGCTGAAAGCTAACGGGGGCGCGAACCCCCTCCGCCGCACGCCGAACGGTGCCGGGACGCACAGCGCCGCCGCACCGGGACCGAGGCCCCCGCACAGCGGCGCACCAGCGTGTGCGTCCGAGCTATTGTGCCCAGCTGAGCGTCGCGAGCGCGATGCGATACTCCTTCGCCTGCGCATCGTACACAATGCGATAGCGCGCGGGATACCATCCGGCCTTGCCGAAATTGCCGGGCGCCGCCGCATTGGGCACCGGTGGCACGACCTGCTCAAAGGATCCAATCACGGCCGTCTTGAGCGACAGCAGGTACTCGCGGGTGATCATCGGTTCCAGGAACGTCCACCGGCCGTTCCACGACCCGTAAATGAACGTCTTGTCGAACTTGGGGAGGAGCGCCCACGCTGGATTGTTGAAGCGGGCGAGTTCGGGCGCGCAGCCGCAGAGCCAGTGCGTGCCCATCATGGGGACTGGCGGGCCGGAAAAGTACCCGGCGGGGGCGTTCTGCGGCGGAATGAATGCCGCCGCCGGCGGGGGCCCAACCCACGGCGCGATGCTCATCACCTCGGCTTCCGGCACCGTGTAGAAGTGGAAGTCGAAATGCGGCTCGTCGTACACGTGTGGCGGCTCGTGTCCCTGCGGATTCCAATCGAGCATCATGAACGTGTAGGGCGCCGGCGCTTTGCCCGGGAAGGGCAGATGCAACATCTGCATGTCCGTGCCCAGTCCATCCAGGACGGTCTCATCGAACGCGATGCCGATTTCCAACGGCGTTTTCCCATCCTTCGTATCGGTTACGACGTACGCACGCGCCTTGCCCTTCCCCAGCGACAGCGGCGTGCCGTATTGGCGATTCACGCCTGGCGTGTCGTAACCCGCTCGGGCGAAGGCGGCATCGCCGGTCGGCGCGATTGCGCTGGAGTCGGTGCAACTCGCGAGCAGCACCGCGCTGCCGGACATGGCCCCGAGGGCCGCACGTACTCTGGAGCGACGAGACAACATGGCATCCTCATAGTCGACGTGATCGCCAACGCCGATCGGGGTTGGCGCACGGCGACCATAGCCTCGCGAACACCCACGTGCGAGCAAGCACAGCGGTAGCTACAATATTCGGCGACAAGATGTCGGCCTCTTCATCCTTCTGACCCCAGACTCATGCGGCGGTTTGCTTCGATCCTGAGTGCGTGCGTGCTGAGTGCGGCGCCGCTCCTCGCCCAACGCCCGCTGACGATGGCCGGCCGCTCACCGGTGTACGCGCCGCGCGGCATCGTAGCCACCAGCCAGCCGCTCGCGTCGGCGGCGGGGCTCGAGGTGCTGCAGCACGGCGGTAACGCCATCGATGCGGCCGTGACCGCGGCGGCCGTGCTGAGTGTGACCGAACCGATGATGACCGGGATCGGCGGCGATCTGTTCGCGCTGATCTGGATCGCCAAGGAACAGAAGCTCGTGGCGCTCAACGCGAGCGGGCGCGCGGGTGCGCTCATGACGCGCGATGAACTGCTCAAGCGCGGACGGACGCGCAGCATCCCGCGTGGCGTCGAAACGATCACCGTGCCGGGCGCGCTCGCCGGATGGCAGACGCTGCTCACGACGTACGGCTCGAAGAAGCTCGCCGACGTACTGCAGCCGGCCATTCGCTACGCGCAGGATGGCTTTCCGCTCACGCCGGTGATCGCCGAGGATTGGGTCGGCCAGGAGACGTTCCTCAAGCGCGACAGCGGCGCGGTGGCGACGTTCCTGCCGGGCGGGCGCTCACCGAAGGCCGGTGAGTGGTTCCGCAATCCGGACTACGCCAGCACGCTCCGCACGATCGCGCGCGATGGCATCGGCACCTTCTATGGCGGCCCGCTCGGGCAGAAGCTCGTGGCGCGCGTGCAGCAGCTCGGCGGTTTTCTCACGCTCGACGATCTGAAGAAGAACCAGCCGACGTGGGTGACGCCGATGTCGGTGCCATTCAAGGGCTATCGCCTGTGGGAATTGCCGCCCAACAATCAGGGCGTCGCCGCGCTCGAGATGCTCCGCATCCTCGAGCCGTATGATCTCAAGGCGATGGGGCACAACTCGGCGGCGTACCTGCATCATCTCATCGAAGCGAAGAAGCTCGCCTACGCGGACCTCACGCGGTTCGTGGGCGACGCCGATCATCTGGACATGCCGGCCGACCGCATGCTGAGCGAGGCGTTCATCGCCGAACGCCGCAGCCATCTGGATGCGACGAAGGCCATGACGCGGGTCGATCCCGGCCCGCTGCGCACGTCCAGCGAAACGATCTATCTCACCGTGGCCGACAGCGCCGGCAACATGGTGAGCTTCATCAATTCGCTGTACGACGAATTCGGCTCGGGGATCGTGGTGCCCGGGACCGGCTTTGCGTTGCACGATCGCGGCGCAGGGTTCACCCTGGAGCCGAACCTGCCGAATACCGTGGCGCCGGGGAAGCGCCCGTTTCACACGCTCATCCCGGCGTTCCTCACCCGCACCGAAGGTGGCAAGGAACGGCCGTTCATGAGCTTCGGCGTAATGGGTGGCGCCATGCAGGCCCAGGGGCACGTGCAGGTGGTGCTGAACATGCTGGTGTTCGGCATGGACGTGCAGCAGGCGATCGATGCCGCGCGCTTCCGCCATCTCAACGGCATGAACGTGGCGCTCGAGGCGCCCATCACGGACGGCGTGCGCAATGCGCTGCGCGCGATGGGCCATGTCATCACCGACGAGCGCCAGACGCAGTTCGGCGGGGCCCAGGCGATCGTGCGGCTGCCTCGCGGGTGGGTCGGCGGGAGCGATCCGCGCAAGGACGGGATGGCCGTGGGCTACTGAAGCCCGAGCTCGAATACCGGTGGCAGAGGCTTGATCTCGCACGGAGGCACGGCGACGCGCTCCTTACATCACGATACGCACGTCGATCCCGCCGATCGGGAGCGTGCAGTACCACGCCTTCTCAACCGTTACTGACTCGACGGGATAGAGTCGCCCGCCCTGCGCGAGTACGTCAGCGACGGTGATCTCCACTTCAACCCGGGCTTCGGGGTGCGCCCCGGTGATGCCCTTCATCGCGCGGAGCTCCATCGTCTCCTGCCAGTTGGGCGTGGGCGTCTGCGCGAAGGCGAGCCCCTTGCCGAGTGATTCGGCCTGCACGAGATGACCGGCCCCATACACATCGACCACCGATTCCACCGGATGCGGATTGGCGTGCAACCGGAAGGAGTCGGATGTCCCCGCTGGCGCGAGCGACATGAAGACCGCCTCGCGATAGAGCCGGGTCTCGGGGGTGAGGCCGTTCTCGGCGAGGACGCGGAGGACCGCGTCGGGCGTGTGCGCAGCAGACATGCGTCGAGGCTGAAGGACTAGGGGCGCGAGCTGACGGCCACCGGCACATGCGTGAAGCGCTGCGCGATCGGCTGGCTGAGCCCCATGACAAACAGGGTCGCCACCAGCATAGCGGGATAGACGCGATCGCGCACGCCCGCCCGGCGATCAGACCAGATCAGACACCCCAGCCAGACGGCTCCGGCCGCCAAGGCAAAGTACGATCCCGCGATCGGGTCTACCTGAAACAGGCGCATGCACCACCGTCCAAGCCCCGGCGCCAAACCGATCAGCGAGGTGGCGGCCATCGCGCGTGCGTGGATCGCGGGGCGACGGACGTTCGCCACGGCCGTTGCGAATAGGCTGAGGAACAGGAGCAGCAGGCCGCTGTCCATGATCAGGAGGAACCACCCAATCTGACCCCCGCGCGGATCGGCCACGGCGCGCGCACCGGTGACCTGCAGCATGGGGAGGGCTGTGACGGTCATGGCCATCGCGAAGAGCACCCCCCAGAGCGCGAGTTGGCGGTGCGATTCGCGCCGGCGGCGCCGGATCAACTCGGCCTGGACGATGAGCACCACCAGCCAGCCGAGTGAGGCAACGCCGTGCACCGCGTGCGCGACGTCCAGTGTTCCAAGCCGGCTGGTGATGGTGCGCTGGAAGCCGAGGAGCGTGGTCAACAGCACGACCGAGAGCCAGATCGTGGCGCGGTCATGGA belongs to Gemmatimonadaceae bacterium and includes:
- a CDS encoding amidase, whose translation is MVAASSLDAQRPAARPARRFPIDTASIATIHAAFKARTLTCRQLVDAYLARIDSLDKKGPAINAIILTNPAARAVADSLDARYAKGGPVGPLHCVPMIVKDNFETVGLQTTAGSLALEGWQPRQDATMVRLVKQAGAIVLAKSNLAEWAFTPYETVSSILPGYTRNPYALDRVTAGSSGGTAAAVAAGFGAVRLGSDTGNSIRGPSAHQLLVGIRSTMGLTSRAGVVPLNAVADIAGPMARSVADAVTVFDVIAHSDPEDTVTAPADAKRAARYTEALVRGGLKGARIGVLHQAYDRPTLDPEVKAVFEKAVDDLRRAGAIIVDPATVDSLDVIQRRQQGGCNRFKADLERYLAARAPNAPVHTIDEVLRSRKYHPTVEQRLRDAATATEPPETAPGCVSREKVRSALRVAVTQLMDSLKLDALVYPTWSNPPRLIGDLNTPHGDNSQLFSPSTGFPAITVPMGFTRDHRLPAGMTFFGRAFDEPRLIRLAYDYEQLIHIWRAPRLTSALP
- a CDS encoding HAMP domain-containing protein, which produces MSVFAFTTLRARLRAVALVGAVGILAVATAGQAALHLARGTTAELVSVNEAQRYQMDSDMMHDAMRADVVASLFAAQRHDSAGVASAVASLGEHSARFIESLNKADQMVTDPAIKNGMPALRKEVETYAADAKAVQDVVLANPVEAQTRFERFSAQFTAVEDLMERFGDQIQADARTTQASTTKQFSRATYIIWGCFALFFAAGLGFAWVIAQSLGDRMAAIAAQIRELQEHGVQRVSEALSALARGEAVALERHTLTRSDDTSTDELGAVSVAVNQMADQCDLSIEACFKAQTAVGHTVQEIERLAGQVRDGVLDGHADVGPVQGRYVDVLRGVEGVLSAVNTPLLEARRALEQVADRNLEVKMDGEFSGEFARMQTALNTAVNQLRVTVGQVRQAAFQVDDAAVQLSSGSQQLANGASEQASSAEEISASLTELSSVAARSVEQASEVKASAELAKASVQKGSEAMVALNADMHRIKQSADATQRIVKTIDEIAFQTNLLALNAAVEAARAGDAGRGFAVVAEEVRALAIRSAEAAKQTAALIEEEIQNVDGGVKREEAVREQLTAARQYVERMAITIDEIVTAASHQATGMREIGNGVALMSEITQQVAANAEEAAASSEELTAQATQLAEAVKGFKTRDWENRPADRLSLNARRRQAA
- a CDS encoding M1 family metallopeptidase, with protein sequence MPMLRILLCTSVAAAVAATSLAAQGTIPPRAVRRDIPLTNAIRKAMAAGTRDSTGRPGAKYWQLRTDYAIDVSLDPATQKLTGKARITIRNTSPESLREVGLRLDPNIFLGNAPHAATWTIAEVTDGMLISRMTIDGQPVNIASNAPVTTAGPDGARAIQTAQQNAANAAGGNTLLAGRSTNARVRLASPIAAGATARLEIDWTHKLAGGPGTGHRMTQRWADSLFQPTQWFPRVAVYDDLRGWDSELYLGPSEFYNNFGTFDVNIDVPAGWIVSGTGILQNPQEVLTAKAREQLAKVTQSDAITTIVGPDEVGPGQATATSSTGRLTWRFHADTVNDFAWATAKKYVWQATRATIPGKGVVPIHMLFLPGRANLYARAGEIARHALEYYSGLWFPYQFPQLTLQDGPSAGMEYPMVINSNQGAADHETGHQWWPMVVSNNETWYGWMDEGFNQYMNILSDADAAKKPPVFDGLGQSYGRTSGNEAEPPMMWNANYAGPGFYGFTTYSKTPLMLSMLGGIVGDTAVQRAHREWATAWMFKHPSPWDYMFFMNKALGRDLGWFWNAWLFTTGSVDGRIASVKVQGIRTSVTVAQDGDMPAPIVLEVKFAEQGPAIRPMKNAVMKDATTARVTVPVDVWFDGSRQHTLDLVFGGRAIEKITLDPDRRFPDKNTQDNSWSK
- a CDS encoding response regulator, whose translation is MTSAVGYPPAISTVLIVDDNVDATDSLALLLERVGVQVLVAYDGRSALERFLERRPDAVVMDIGLPVMDGYETARQMRAQQGEAPLLLIALTGWGHPEDRKRSEAAGFDHHLVKPVLPSEIHGLLSQFASRS
- the ytxJ gene encoding bacillithiol system redox-active protein YtxJ, encoding MPVLELTDASFDADVLRASEPVLIDVWAAWCAPCKALDPVMQRLAEQFDGQARIAKLDADANLETVTRFDVRALPTLLLFDRGTLVERFSGAQSFGTLATRLQAQLALRATGELPTAARVAAPRPAPSAAVSEAEQLVQAAEPLVVFKHSATCSISIHVKQQYDAFVAANPDVATRVVVVQTERPLSNALEQVTQVRHESPQALVVRGGRVLWHASHRRITAAALERAVQQAQGASLTP